Proteins found in one Mustela lutreola isolate mMusLut2 chromosome 12, mMusLut2.pri, whole genome shotgun sequence genomic segment:
- the LOC131812879 gene encoding heterogeneous nuclear ribonucleoprotein A3-like, translated as MEVKPPPSRPQPDSGRRRRRRGEEGHDPKEPEQLRKLFIGGLSFETTDDSLREHFEKWGTLTDCVVMRDPQTKRSRGFGFVTYSCVEEVDAAMCARPHKIDGRVVEPKRAVSREDSVKPGAHLTVKKIFVGGIKEDTEEYNLRDYFEKYGKIETIEVMEDRQSGKKRGFAFVTFDDHDTVDKIVVQKYHTINGHNCEVKKALSKQEMQSAGSQRGRGGGSGNFMGREGNFGGGGNFGRGGNFGGRGGYGGGSGGSRGSYGGGDGGYNGFGGDGGNYGGGPGYSSRGGSGGGGPGYGNQGGGYGGGGGGYDGYNEGGNFGGGNYGGGGNYNDFGNYSGQQQSNYGPMKGGSFSGRSSGSPYGGGYGSGGGSGGYGSRRF; from the coding sequence ATGGAGGTAAAACCACCGCCCAGTCGCCCCCAGCCCGACTCCggccgtcgccgccgccgccggggggAGGAGGGCCATGATCCAAAGGAACCAGAGCAGTTGAGAAAACTGTTTATTGGTGGTTTGAGCTTTGAAACTACAGATGATAGTTTaagagaacattttgaaaaatggggTACACTTACAGATTGTGTGGTGATGAGAGACCCCCAAACAAAACGTTCCAGGGGTTTTGGTTTTGTGACTTACTCTTGTGTTGAAGAGGTGGATGCAGCAATGTGTGCCCGACCACACAAGATTGATGGGCGTGTAGTGGAACCAAAGAGAGCTGTTTCTAGAGAGGATTCTGTAAAGCCTGGTGCCCATCTAACAGTGAAGAAAATTTTTGTTGGTGGTATTAAAGAAGATACAGAAGAGTATAATTTGAGAGACTACTTTGAAAAGTATGGCAAGATTGAAACCATAGAAGTTATGGAAGACAGGcagagtggaaaaaagagaggattTGCTTTTGTAACTTTTGATGATCATGATACAGTTGATAAAATTGTTGTTCAAAAATACCACACTATTAATGGGCATAATTGTGAAGTGAAAAAGGCCCTTTCTAAACAAGAAATGCAGTCTGCTGGATCACAAAGAGGTCGTGGAGGTGGATCTGGCAACTTCATGGGTCGTGAAGGGAACTTTGGAGGTGGTGGTAACTTTGGCCGTGGTGGAAACTTTGGTGGAAGAGGAGGCTacggtggtggtagtggtggcaGCAGAGGTAGTTATGGAGGAGGTGATGGTGGATATAATGGATTTGGAGGTGATGGTGGCAACTATGGTGGTGGTCCTGGTTACAGTAGTAGAGGAGGCTCTGGTGGTGGTGGACCAGGATATGGAAACCAAGGAGGTGGAtatggaggtggtggtggaggatATGATGGTTACAATGAAGGAGGAAATTTTGGAGGTGGTAACTATGGTGGTGGTGGGAACTATAATGATTTTGGAAATTATAGTGGACAACAGCAATCAAATTATGGACCCATGAAGGGGGGCAGTTTTAGTGGAAGAAGCTCAGGCAGTCCCTATGGTGGTGGTTATGGCTCTGGTGGTGGAAGTGGTGGATATGGTAGCAGAAGGTTCtaa